In Cedecea neteri, a single genomic region encodes these proteins:
- the pepA gene encoding leucyl aminopeptidase, whose translation MEFSVKSGSPEKQRSACIVVGVFEPRRLSPIAEQLDKISDGYISALLRRGELEGKPGQTLLLHHVPNVLSERILLIGCGKERELDERQYKQVIQKTINTLNDTGSMEAVCFLTELHVKGRNTYWKVRQAVETAKETLYSFDQLKTNKTEPRRPLRKMVFNVPTRRELTSGERAIQHGLAIASGIKAAKDLGNMPPNICNAAYLASQARQLADSFSKNVVTRVIGEQQMKELGMHSYLAVGEGSQNESLMSVIEYKGNASPDARPIVLVGKGLTFDSGGISIKPAEGMDEMKYDMCGAASVYGVMRMVAELNLPVNVIGVLAGCENMPGGRAYRPGDVLTTMSGQTVEVLNTDAEGRLVLCDVLTYVERFEPEVVIDVATLTGACVIALGHHITGLMSNHNPLAHELISASEQAGDRAWRLPLGDEYQEQLESNFADMANIGGRPGGAITAACFLSRFTRKYNWAHLDIAGTAWRSGKAKGATGRPVALLSQFLLNRSGFNGEE comes from the coding sequence ATGGAGTTCAGTGTAAAAAGCGGTAGCCCCGAGAAACAGCGTAGTGCCTGCATCGTTGTGGGAGTCTTTGAACCGCGTCGCCTGTCCCCGATCGCAGAACAACTCGATAAAATCAGCGATGGCTACATCAGCGCGCTTCTGCGCCGTGGTGAGCTGGAAGGAAAACCAGGGCAAACCTTATTGCTTCACCACGTACCGAACGTGCTGTCTGAACGCATTCTGCTGATCGGCTGCGGCAAAGAACGCGAGCTTGATGAGCGCCAGTACAAGCAGGTGATTCAGAAAACCATCAACACGCTCAACGACACCGGTTCAATGGAAGCCGTTTGCTTCCTGACCGAACTGCACGTCAAAGGCCGCAACACCTACTGGAAAGTGCGTCAGGCTGTTGAGACAGCTAAAGAGACGCTGTACAGCTTCGATCAGCTGAAAACCAACAAAACCGAACCCCGCCGCCCGCTGCGTAAAATGGTGTTCAACGTGCCAACTCGCCGCGAGTTGACCAGCGGTGAGCGCGCCATTCAACACGGCCTGGCTATCGCTTCCGGCATCAAAGCCGCGAAAGATCTCGGCAACATGCCGCCAAACATCTGTAACGCCGCTTACCTGGCTTCTCAAGCTCGTCAACTGGCGGACTCGTTCAGCAAAAACGTGGTCACCCGCGTGATTGGCGAACAGCAGATGAAAGAGCTAGGCATGCACTCCTACCTCGCGGTAGGCGAAGGCTCTCAGAACGAATCGCTGATGTCGGTGATTGAATATAAGGGCAATGCGTCCCCGGATGCTCGTCCGATTGTGCTGGTCGGCAAAGGCTTAACCTTCGACTCCGGCGGTATCTCCATCAAGCCTGCCGAAGGCATGGATGAGATGAAGTACGACATGTGCGGCGCGGCTTCCGTGTACGGCGTGATGCGCATGGTTGCTGAACTGAACCTGCCGGTGAACGTGATTGGCGTACTTGCCGGCTGTGAAAACATGCCTGGCGGTCGCGCTTACCGCCCGGGTGACGTGCTGACGACTATGTCCGGCCAGACCGTTGAAGTGCTCAATACCGATGCCGAAGGCCGTCTGGTCCTGTGTGACGTGCTGACCTACGTTGAGCGCTTCGAACCAGAAGTGGTTATCGACGTCGCGACGCTGACCGGCGCCTGCGTAATCGCCCTCGGCCACCACATCACCGGCCTGATGTCGAATCACAATCCGCTGGCGCACGAGCTTATCAGCGCGTCTGAACAGGCGGGTGACCGCGCATGGCGTCTGCCGCTTGGTGACGAGTATCAGGAGCAGCTGGAGTCCAACTTTGCCGATATGGCAAACATTGGCGGTCGCCCTGGCGGCGCGATTACTGCGGCATGTTTCCTGTCCCGCTTTACCCGCAAGTACAACTGGGCTCACCTGGACATCGCCGGTACCGCCTGGCGCTCCGGCAAGGCAAAAGGCGCAACTGGCCGCCCAGTGGCCCTGCTGTCTCAGTTCCTGTTGAACCGTTCCGGGTTTAACGGCGAAGAGTAA
- a CDS encoding DNA polymerase III subunit chi, which translates to MKNATFYLLDNDTHAEGLSAVEQLVCELAADGFRAGKRVLVACENEQQAIRLDEALWQRDAQAFVPHNLAGEGPRYGAPVELAWPQRRGSAPRDLLISLLPQFADFATAFLEVIDFVPYEESQKQLARERYKAYRVAGFHLTTATYTPPGTT; encoded by the coding sequence ATGAAAAACGCAACGTTTTACCTGCTGGATAACGACACCCATGCCGAAGGGCTAAGTGCCGTGGAACAGCTGGTGTGCGAGCTGGCTGCGGATGGATTCCGTGCAGGCAAGCGGGTGCTGGTCGCCTGCGAAAACGAACAACAGGCTATTCGCCTCGACGAAGCGCTCTGGCAGCGAGATGCCCAGGCATTCGTCCCGCACAATCTGGCTGGGGAAGGCCCGCGCTACGGCGCGCCGGTTGAGCTGGCATGGCCTCAGCGCCGCGGCAGCGCCCCCAGGGATTTGCTGATTAGCCTGCTGCCACAGTTCGCAGATTTTGCCACCGCTTTCCTGGAAGTGATAGACTTCGTACCTTACGAAGAATCCCAGAAACAACTGGCCCGCGAGCGCTACAAAGCGTACCGCGTTGCCGGTTTCCACTTGACTACGGCGACCTATACCCCGCCGGGAACGACATAG
- a CDS encoding valine--tRNA ligase, whose product MEKTYNPQDIEQPLYEHWEQQGYFKPNGDTSQESFCIMIPPPNVTGSLHMGHAFQQTIMDTMIRYQRMQGKNTLWQAGTDHAGIATQMVVERKIAAEEGKTRHDYGRDAFIDKIWQWKAESGGTITRQMRRLGNSVDWERERFTMDEGLSNAVKEVFVRLYKEDLIYRGKRLVNWDPKLRTAISDLEVENRESKGSMWHLRYPLADGAKTADGKDYLIVATTRPETVLGDTGVAVNPEDPRYKDLIGKFVVLPLVNRRIPIVGDEHADMEKGTGCVKITPAHDFNDYEVGRRHQLPMINILTFDGDIREAAEVFDTNGEESTVYASDIPAEFQKLERFAARKAVVAKFDEMGLLDEIKPHDLTVPYGDRGGVVIEPMLTDQWYVRTAPLAKVAVEAVEQGDIQFVPKQYENMYFSWMRDIQDWCISRQLWWGHRIPAWYDAEGNVYVGRNEAEVRAENNLGADVALNQDEDVLDTWFSSGLWTFSTLGWPENTEALRTFHPTSVMVSGFDIIFFWIARMIMLTMHFIKDEDGKPQVPFKTVYMTGLIRDDEGQKMSKSKGNVIDPLDMVDGISLEDLLEKRTGNMMQPQLAEKIRKRTEKQFPNGIEPHGTDALRFTLAALASTGRDINWDMKRLEGYRNFCNKLWNASRFVLMNTEEQDYGFNGGEMVLSLADRWILAEFNRTVKAYREALDSYRFDIAANILYEFTWNQFCDWYLELTKPVMNGGSEAELRGTRNTLVNVLEGLLRLAHPIIPFITETIWQRVKVLKGITADTIMLQAFPAYDASQVDEAAFADTEWLKDVITAVRNIRAEMNIAPSKRLDVLLRGCSEEAIRRVSENRTFLQNLARLESITILPVDDKGPVSVTKIIDGAELLIPMAGLVDKAAEIERLAKEVAKIEIEIGKIEGKLSNEGFVARAPADVVAKERERLEGFADAKSKLIEQQAVIAAL is encoded by the coding sequence ATGGAAAAGACATATAACCCGCAAGATATCGAACAGCCGCTTTACGAGCACTGGGAACAGCAGGGCTACTTCAAACCGAATGGCGACACCAGCCAGGAAAGCTTCTGCATCATGATCCCACCGCCGAACGTCACCGGCAGTTTGCATATGGGTCACGCCTTCCAGCAAACCATCATGGACACCATGATCCGTTACCAGCGTATGCAGGGCAAAAACACCCTGTGGCAGGCGGGCACCGACCACGCCGGTATCGCAACGCAGATGGTTGTAGAACGTAAAATCGCCGCCGAAGAAGGCAAAACCCGCCACGATTACGGCCGCGATGCGTTCATCGACAAAATCTGGCAGTGGAAGGCAGAATCCGGCGGCACCATTACCCGTCAGATGCGTCGTCTCGGTAACTCCGTAGACTGGGAGCGCGAGCGCTTCACCATGGACGAAGGCCTGTCCAACGCGGTGAAAGAAGTGTTCGTCCGTCTCTATAAAGAAGACCTGATTTACCGCGGCAAGCGCCTGGTCAACTGGGACCCGAAACTACGTACCGCGATTTCCGACCTCGAAGTTGAAAACCGTGAGTCCAAAGGCTCCATGTGGCACCTGCGCTACCCGCTGGCCGACGGCGCTAAAACCGCGGACGGGAAAGATTACCTGATCGTCGCCACCACCCGCCCGGAAACCGTTCTCGGTGATACCGGCGTGGCCGTTAACCCGGAAGATCCACGTTATAAAGACCTGATTGGTAAATTCGTGGTACTGCCGCTGGTTAACCGCCGCATTCCTATCGTGGGCGACGAGCACGCGGACATGGAAAAAGGCACCGGCTGCGTGAAAATCACCCCGGCGCACGACTTTAACGACTACGAAGTTGGCCGCCGCCATCAGTTGCCAATGATCAACATCCTGACCTTCGACGGGGATATCCGTGAAGCGGCAGAAGTGTTCGATACCAACGGCGAAGAATCCACCGTTTACGCCTCCGACATCCCGGCTGAATTCCAGAAACTGGAGCGCTTTGCAGCACGTAAAGCCGTGGTCGCGAAGTTCGACGAAATGGGCCTGCTGGATGAAATCAAACCCCACGACCTGACCGTGCCTTACGGCGACCGTGGCGGCGTGGTTATTGAGCCAATGCTGACCGACCAGTGGTACGTGCGTACCGCCCCGCTGGCAAAAGTGGCGGTAGAAGCCGTTGAGCAGGGCGACATCCAGTTCGTGCCTAAGCAGTATGAAAACATGTACTTCTCCTGGATGCGCGATATTCAGGACTGGTGTATCTCCCGTCAGCTGTGGTGGGGTCACCGTATCCCGGCCTGGTACGACGCGGAAGGCAACGTGTACGTAGGCCGCAACGAAGCTGAAGTTCGCGCCGAAAACAACCTGGGTGCCGACGTGGCGTTGAACCAGGACGAAGACGTGCTGGACACCTGGTTCTCCTCTGGCCTGTGGACCTTCTCCACCCTGGGCTGGCCGGAAAACACCGAAGCGCTGCGCACCTTCCACCCGACCAGCGTTATGGTCAGCGGCTTCGACATCATCTTCTTCTGGATTGCCCGCATGATCATGCTGACCATGCACTTCATCAAAGATGAAGACGGCAAGCCGCAGGTGCCGTTTAAGACCGTCTACATGACCGGCCTTATTCGCGATGACGAAGGCCAGAAGATGTCCAAATCCAAAGGCAACGTTATCGACCCACTGGACATGGTGGACGGCATCTCTCTGGAAGATCTTCTGGAGAAACGTACCGGCAACATGATGCAGCCGCAGCTGGCGGAGAAAATCCGCAAGCGCACCGAAAAACAGTTCCCGAACGGCATCGAGCCGCACGGCACCGACGCCCTGCGCTTCACCCTGGCGGCGCTGGCCTCTACCGGCCGCGACATCAACTGGGACATGAAGCGCCTGGAAGGCTACCGCAACTTCTGTAACAAACTTTGGAACGCCAGCCGCTTCGTGCTGATGAACACCGAAGAGCAGGATTACGGCTTCAACGGCGGCGAAATGGTGCTGTCTCTGGCCGATCGCTGGATCCTGGCCGAGTTCAACCGCACCGTGAAAGCCTACCGTGAAGCGCTGGACAGCTACCGCTTCGACATCGCCGCCAACATCCTGTACGAGTTCACCTGGAACCAGTTCTGTGACTGGTATCTGGAGCTGACCAAGCCGGTTATGAACGGCGGTTCTGAAGCGGAACTGCGCGGCACCCGCAATACGCTGGTGAACGTGCTGGAAGGTCTGCTGCGCCTGGCGCACCCGATCATTCCATTCATCACCGAAACCATCTGGCAGCGCGTGAAAGTGCTCAAGGGCATTACCGCAGACACCATCATGCTGCAGGCATTCCCGGCCTACGATGCGTCTCAGGTTGATGAAGCGGCCTTCGCAGACACTGAATGGCTGAAGGACGTGATCACCGCGGTGCGTAACATTCGCGCCGAGATGAACATAGCCCCAAGCAAACGTCTGGACGTACTGCTGCGCGGCTGCAGCGAAGAAGCGATTCGTCGCGTGAGCGAAAACCGCACCTTCCTGCAGAACCTGGCTCGTCTGGAAAGCATCACCATCCTGCCAGTCGATGACAAAGGTCCGGTTTCCGTGACCAAGATTATCGACGGCGCAGAGCTGTTGATCCCGATGGCCGGTCTGGTAGATAAAGCCGCTGAGATCGAGCGTCTGGCGAAAGAAGTGGCGAAGATCGAAATAGAAATCGGCAAGATCGAAGGCAAACTGTCCAACGAAGGCTTTGTCGCCCGTGCACCGGCTGACGTTGTCGCCAAAGAGCGTGAGCGTCTCGAAGGCTTTGCCGACGCCAAATCGAAGCTGATTGAGCAGCAGGCCGTAATCGCCGCGCTGTAA
- a CDS encoding GNAT family N-acetyltransferase, with translation MSHMMNTTAPVDVKLQLRRIAAEDNSAIARVIRQVSAEYGLTADKGYTVADPNLDELYQLYSQPGHAYWVVEINGEVVGGGGVAPLSCSEPDICELQKMYFLPVVRGKGLAKKLALQALDHARAQGFKRCYLETTAFLKEAVGLYEHLGFEHIPAPLGCTGHVDCEVTMLKTL, from the coding sequence ATGAGTCACATGATGAACACCACAGCCCCGGTTGATGTGAAGCTCCAGCTGCGCCGGATCGCTGCCGAAGATAATTCGGCTATCGCCCGGGTTATTCGCCAGGTGTCCGCCGAATACGGCCTGACCGCCGATAAAGGCTACACCGTTGCCGACCCGAATCTTGACGAGCTTTATCAGCTCTACAGCCAGCCAGGCCATGCGTACTGGGTGGTAGAAATCAACGGCGAAGTGGTGGGAGGCGGCGGCGTGGCGCCGTTATCGTGTAGCGAGCCAGACATTTGTGAACTGCAGAAAATGTATTTCCTGCCGGTGGTCCGCGGCAAAGGCTTAGCCAAGAAACTGGCGCTACAGGCGCTGGATCACGCCCGGGCTCAGGGCTTCAAGCGTTGTTACCTGGAAACCACCGCGTTTCTGAAAGAAGCCGTTGGGCTATACGAACATTTAGGCTTTGAGCATATTCCCGCCCCACTCGGCTGCACCGGCCATGTGGATTGCGAAGTCACCATGCTCAAAACCCTGTAA